The genome window CCTATAGTTATTGTAACAGTTTTCCTCTTCGTATTTCCATTACTTTATTCAGTTTACATTTCATTTACTAATCTAAGCTTATTACACTTTTTAACCTATAGTTATGTGGGATTGAGGAACTATCTCATAATATTTCAATATGGCTATTTCTTAGAGCTATTAAAGAATACGTTAATATGGACCATAGGTAGCTTATTAACCATGATGACGTTAGGCTTTGTATTAGCCTTAATTCTAAACCAAACAGACCTTAAGGGGAGATCAATTTTTTACGCTATATTAATATTACCTTGGGCTTTTCCTGGCTTCATATCTATCCTAATATGGCAAGGTTTATGGGTTGACCCATATGGGATGATGAATAAATTGATCTTGCCACTACTCCATTTACCTAGAGTAAACTCTTTGACTTCAACGACTGATGCTTGGATAGAGTTAATACTCACTAATGATTGGCTTTCCTTCCCATATTTTATGACAGTATTCTATTCTGCCTTGCAAAGTATACCTAGAGAATTATACGATATAGCAGATCTGGATGGAGCTAATGCCTTTATGAAATTCTTTACCATAACTTTACCCTCTCTTAAGAGGACTATAGCATTCGTATTCATAACTAGCTTCGTATTTACTTGGAATAACTTTTATCCAATATATGTCTTAACTGGTGGAGGTCCAGGAATTTCAACTGAGACGTTTATAGTGTATGCCTATCAGGAGGCATTTAGTTACAATAATTTCGCTTTAGCAGCGGCCTGGTCCATAATATCAACTATTTTTGTAATAGTTTTAGGAATAATAGTTATCAAATACACTAGAATTTTAGATTCATTTACATGAGGTGATCCACGTGATGCAGATGAAAAAATATAAGTTATTTAAAATCCTAAGATTAGTCATCTCATATGCTATATTGATAATAATGGCTGCTTTTTCTATATTCCCACTCTATTATGTCTTTATGACCTCATTTAGTAATGCTCCAAACTTGATTTCATTAGCTGTTTCAGACTTATTGCCTAAACACATTTACTTCACAGCCTACGAGTACTTATTTAAAACAAACTTATATGGAGGCTCCTTCCCGTTATGGATAAGAAATAGTTTAATACTAGCCGGCTCTACAGCTGTCATATCAGTTCTATTAGCCTTAATAACCGGATATGCTTTATCTAGGCTTAATGTGCCTGCAAAGAAAATTTTAGCAACGTTTATCTATATCGTTACGTTTTTCCC of Sulfolobus sp. E5-1-F contains these proteins:
- a CDS encoding carbohydrate ABC transporter permease: MKKEKLFSLFYILPIVIVTVFLFVFPLLYSVYISFTNLSLLHFLTYSYVGLRNYLIIFQYGYFLELLKNTLIWTIGSLLTMMTLGFVLALILNQTDLKGRSIFYAILILPWAFPGFISILIWQGLWVDPYGMMNKLILPLLHLPRVNSLTSTTDAWIELILTNDWLSFPYFMTVFYSALQSIPRELYDIADLDGANAFMKFFTITLPSLKRTIAFVFITSFVFTWNNFYPIYVLTGGGPGISTETFIVYAYQEAFSYNNFALAAAWSIISTIFVIVLGIIVIKYTRILDSFT